One part of the Tachysurus fulvidraco isolate hzauxx_2018 chromosome 23, HZAU_PFXX_2.0, whole genome shotgun sequence genome encodes these proteins:
- the megf6a gene encoding multiple epidermal growth factor-like domains protein 6 isoform X4, giving the protein MFSIMSPWWYLLFVSRWVQVAFSLNAGSPHYRYFHRNCYTCFSGYHTGYVGTVRNPCAERNGGCMHTCRNVGLRARCACHTGYSLAQDHKNCEDIDECETGQAECAHDCRNSPGSFSCICNPGYELGSDGRKCYRIEMEIVNSCESGNGGCSHQCHHGTLGPVCSCNHGYQLDEDLRTCSDLDECLEESACCEQDCTNYPGGYECYCRAGYRLSSDGCGCDDVDECVSENGGCEHTCQNTAGSYQCFCQLGHRLADDRHSCISLEKPEEARFVEALSHHVVVENPFSDITLLQDYPQPLELYDDFEDYTFGELRAENTIIEKFVCLNNTFGYDCSLTCEDCSNGGVCNEENSGCDCPDGWTGIICNQTCPEGTFGRNCSFTCKCRNGAMCDPVRGFCHCPPGVTGDMCQNGCPKGFYGKYCNKKCNCANNGRCHQTYGACLCEPGLYGRFCHLRCPRWSYGPGCSAECQCVQQNTLECHRHYGTCMCKPGYQDKTCSKECGSGYYGPGCKTKCRCPQGTSCHHITGECQQQCPAGWHGKNCDQECPEGRFGAGCSEHCDCNGADCDSILGRCHCPAGKKGEHCGEECEKGRWGLACAESCPVCENGGECDKQNGTCVCPPGYTGSLCQAVCPNGWFGLGCQFQCPCENSKRCDPVSGFCVCDDGWTGAKCEKVCELGFWGANCLGVCNCTSNSVNCDPVTGQCLCDAGFIGTHCEQRCPTGYFGPGCRHQCQCENGAECENVGGACTCLPGWIGTYCEKSCPQGFYGLECQQKCECLNGGQCHLVTGVCLCPAGWLGPHCTSKCQNGTFGPGCNMSCNCYNNAICDHVNGQCHCQPGWAGPTCEEECLDGFYGVDCRQLCICQNGGSCDKVSGHCLCASGWTGIECELECSPGFFGANCQHACECKNDGVCDRQDGKCTCPAGWVGQRCEMACEAGHFGPGCQKLCQCEQGAPCDHITGVCLCPSGWRGLHCEKTCLPGFYGQTCSQRCHCAHGTSCNHVTGECGCPPGFTGMSCEQKCQPGTYGQNCNQVCQCSEANHLCHPVTGVCHCAPGFRGDKCDIECEDGSFGPNCEHECKCLNGGMCQPTTGTCDCRPGYIGANCNITCPSGWYGQDCQEVALCGEGARSDPVTGRCVCTFIHHGEDCGQGCAQGWFGEDCSQHCNCSNGALCDPVTGNCTCGLGWTGDYCDIECPRGRYGANCHQQCDCRNNGTCDRVTGECQCEPGFYGHLCQHVCPSGFHGHRCQLACNCHGKAQCDARTGRCLCPPGYHGKHCEKECEQGTFGLDCAHVCDCDEDTPCDPVSGKCLCGPGKMGSRCDKTCALNHYGPKCSETCECGNGAQCNPRNGQCTCMNGWIGPNCLEGSILASSQYYRGKRKNKPQHSAPV; this is encoded by the exons ATGTTCAGCATTATGTCACCTTGGTGGTACTTGCTTTTTGTGAGTCGTTGGGTTCAGGTAGCTTTCAGTTTGAATGCTGGGAGTCCACATTACCGCTACTTTCATAGGAACTGCTACACCTGCTTCAGTGGATACCACACAGGATATGTGGGGACAG TGAGAAACCCATGCGCTGAGAGGAACGGTGGCTGTATGCACACATGCCGAAATGTAGGTCTCCGTGCCCGGTGTGCCTGCCACACAGGCTACAGCCTGGCTCAGGATCACAAGAACTGTGAAG ACATTGATGAATGTGAAACTGGACAGGCTGAATGTGCTCATGATTGCAGAAACAGTCCAGGTTCCTTCTCCTGTATCTGTAACCCTGGATACGAACTAGGATCTGATGGCCGAAAGTGCTACC GCATTGAAATGGAAATAGTGAACAGTTGTGAGTCTGGGAACGGAGGCTGCTCACATCAGTGTCATCACGGAACACTTGGACCTGTATGTAGCTGTAACCATGGTTACCAACTTGATGAAGACCTCAGGACTTGTTCAG ACTTGGATGAATGTCTAGAGGAAAGTGCATGCTGTGAACAGGACTGCACCAACTATCCTGGTGGTTATGAATGTTACTGCAGGGCAGGATACAGACTCAGCTCAGATGGATGTGGATGTGATG atgtagatgagtgtgtgtctgaaaatGGAGGCTGTGAGCATACGTGTCAAAACACAGCTGGGTCTTACCAGTGCTTCTGCCAGCTGGGACACCGCTTGGCTGATGACAGACACTCCTGCATCT CTCTGGAGAAGCCAGAAGAAGCACGGTTTGTTGAAGCACTGTCTCACCATGTGGTGGTAGAAAACCCATTTTCAGACATTACCCTGCTGCAGGATTACCCTCAACCTCTCGAGCTTTATGACGATTTTGAAGATTACACTTTTGGAGAACTGCGGGCAGAGAACACTATTATTGAGAAATTTG tgtgtttgaACAACACATTCGGCTATGACTGTAGTCTAACCTGTGAAGACTGTTCTAATGGGGGTGTGTGTAATGAAGAGAACAGTGGTTGTGACTGCCCTGATGGCTGGACCGGCATTATCTGCAACCAGA CCTGTCCTGAGGGAACTTTTGGCAGAAACTGCTCCTTTACATGCAAGTGTAGGAATGGAGCTATGTGTGACCCTGTAAGGGGGTTTTGCCATTGCCCACCAGGGGTCACTGGAGACATGTGCCAAAACG GATGTCCTAAAGGTTTTTACGGCAAGTACTGCAATaaaaagtgcaactgtgcaaatAATGGACGTTGCCATCAAACCTATggtgcctgtctgtgtgagcCAGGCCTGTATGGGAGGTTCTGCCATCTCA GATGTCCTAGATGGTCATATGGACCAGGTTGTTCAGCTGAGTGCCAGTGTGTTCAACAAAATACCCTCGAATGCCACAGACATTATGGAACGTGCATGTGTAAACCTGGCTACCAGGACAAGACATGCAGCAAAG AGTGTGGAAGTGGGTACTATGGTCCAGGATGCAAGACAAAATGCCGGTGTCCGCAAGGAACTAGCTGCCATCACATAACCGGAGAGTGTCAGCAACAGTGTCCAGCTGGTTGGCATGGAAAGAACTGTGACCAAG AATGTCCAGAAGGGAGGTTTGGTGCTGGCTGCTCTGAGCACTGCGATTGTAATGGAGCAGACTGTGATTCTATATTGGGACGCTGCCACTGTCCAGCTGGAAAGAAGGGAGAACACTGTGGTGAAG AGTGTGAGAAGGGCCGCTGGGGCCTGGCTTGTGCTGAATCATGTCCGGTATGTGAGAATGGTGGGGAGTGTGACAAGCAGAACGGAACTTGTGTGTGTCCACCAGGATACACTGGAAGCCTCTGTCAGGCTG TCTGCCCAAATGGCTGGTTTGGTCTTGGCTGCCAGTTTCAGTGCCCTTGTGAGAACAGCAAACGCTGTGATCCTGTCTCaggcttctgtgtgtgtgacgatGGCTGGACTGGAGCTAAATGTGAAAAGG TGTGTGAGCTTGGATTCTGGGGAGCCAACTGCCTcggtgtgtgtaactgtacaaGCAATTCAGTGAACTGTGACCCAGTGACAGGGCAGTGCCTCTGTGATGCAGGTTTTATCGGGACCCACTGTGAGCAAA gGTGTCCCACAGGTTATTTTGGGCCAGGCTGTCGCCACCAATGTCAATGTGAGAATGGAGCAGAGTGTGAGAATGTGGGTGGAGCCTGCACCTGTCTGCCAGGCTGGATTGGGACATACTGTGAAAAAT CCTGTCCCCAAGGATTCTATGGTCTTGAGTGTCAACAGAAGTGTGAATGCCTGAATGGTGGACAGTGTCACCTTGTaacaggagtgtgtttgtgtccagcTGGCTGGCTTGGCCCCCACTGCACCTCCA AATGCCAGAATGGCACCTTTGGTCCTGGGTGCAATATGAGCTGTAACTGCTACAATAATGCCATCTGTGATCATGTTAACGGGCAGTGTCATTGCCAGCCAGGTTGGGCTGGGCCAACATGTGAAGAAG AATGCTTGGATGGATTTTATGGTGTGGACTGTCGCCAGCTATGCATTTGCCAGAATGGTGGATCATGTGACAAGGTCAGCGGGCACTGCTTGTGTGCTAGTGGATGGACAGGGATAGAGTGTGAACTTG AGTGTTCTCCAGGTTTCTTTGGTGCAAATTGTCAGCATGCATGTGAATGTAAGAACGATGGTGTGTGTGACCGCCAGGATGGAAAATGCACATGTCCAGCTGGTTGGGTGGGCCAGAGGTGTGAGATGG CTTGTGAAGCAGGGCATTTTGGTCCTGGCTGTCAGAAATTGTGCCAATGTGAACAAGGAGCACCATGTGACCACATAACTGGGGTCTGTCTGTGCCCATCAGGCTGGAGAGGGCTCCACTGTGAGAAAA CATGCTTACCTGGCTTTTATGGGCAAACATGTTCTCAACGATGTCATTGCGCTCATGGAACATCCTGTAATCATGTGACAGGGGAGTGTGGCTGCCCTCCTGGTTTCACTGGAATGAGTTGTGAGCAAA AATGTCAGCCTGGTACATATGGACAAAACTGCAATCAGGTGTGCCAGTGTTCTGAGGCTAATCACCTGTGTCATCCTGTCACTGGAGTGTGTCACTGTGCACCAGGCTTCCGTGGTGATAAGTGTGATATAG AATGTGAAGATGGAAGTTTTGGTCCAAACTGTGAGCATGAATGCAAGTGTTTGAATGGCGGTATGTGCCAACCTACCACGGGCACTTGTGACTGCCGTCCAGGATACATTGGAGCCAACTGCAATATCA CCTGTCCGTCTGGCTGGTATGGACAGGACTGTCAGGAGGTAGCTCTGTGTGGAGAAGGAGCCAGAAGTGATCCTGTCACAGGCCGCTGTGTGTGCACGTTTATTCATCACGGAGAAGACTGTGGGCAAG gttgtGCACAGGGCTGGTTTGGAGAAGACTGCTCTCAGCACTGTAACTGCAGTAATGGTGCACTATGTGATCCTGTAACAGGAAACTGCACCTGTGGCCTGGGCTGGACTGGGGATTACTGTGATATAG AGTGCCCAAGAGGCAGATATGGTGCTAACTGCCACCAGCAGTGTGACTGCAGGAACAATGGCACCTGTGACCGAGTGACAGGAGAGTGCCAGTGTGAGCCAGGATTCTATGGGCATCTCTGCCAACATG tttGTCCTTCTGGATTCCATGGCCACCGTTGCCAACTTGCTTGCAACTGCCATGGCAAGGCCCAGTGTGATGCCAGGACAGGTCGGTGTCTCTGTCCTCCGGGTTATCATGGAAAGCACTGTGAAAAAG AGTGTGAACAAGGCACTTTTGGGCTTGACTGTGCCCATGTTTGTGACTGTGATGAAGACACACCATGTGACCCTGTGAGTGGAAAGTGCCTGTGCGGACCAGGAAAGATGGGGAGCCGCTGTGATAAAA CCTGTGCACTGAATCACTATGGACCAAAATGTTCAGAAACCTGCGAGTGTGGAAATGGAGCTCAGTGCAATCCAAGGAATGGACAGTGCACTTGTATGAATGGCTGGATAGGACCAAACTGCCTAGAAG GCAGCATCCTAGCTTCCAGTCAATACTACAGAGGGAAAAGGAAGAATAAGCCACAACACAGTGCTCCAGTATGA
- the megf6a gene encoding multiple epidermal growth factor-like domains protein 6 isoform X1, whose protein sequence is MFSIMSPWWYLLFVSRWVQVAFSLNAGSPHYRYFHRNCYTCFSGYHTGYVGTDVNECQVHNGGCQHRCVNTRGSYYCECNPGFRVHIDGRSCIAVLSCAINNGGCEQECVQLSPAHFQCRCRQNFQLTADGKRCKLRNPCAERNGGCMHTCRNVGLRARCACHTGYSLAQDHKNCEDIDECETGQAECAHDCRNSPGSFSCICNPGYELGSDGRKCYRIEMEIVNSCESGNGGCSHQCHHGTLGPVCSCNHGYQLDEDLRTCSDLDECLEESACCEQDCTNYPGGYECYCRAGYRLSSDGCGCDDVDECVSENGGCEHTCQNTAGSYQCFCQLGHRLADDRHSCISLEKPEEARFVEALSHHVVVENPFSDITLLQDYPQPLELYDDFEDYTFGELRAENTIIEKFVCLNNTFGYDCSLTCEDCSNGGVCNEENSGCDCPDGWTGIICNQTCPEGTFGRNCSFTCKCRNGAMCDPVRGFCHCPPGVTGDMCQNGCPKGFYGKYCNKKCNCANNGRCHQTYGACLCEPGLYGRFCHLRCPRWSYGPGCSAECQCVQQNTLECHRHYGTCMCKPGYQDKTCSKECGSGYYGPGCKTKCRCPQGTSCHHITGECQQQCPAGWHGKNCDQECPEGRFGAGCSEHCDCNGADCDSILGRCHCPAGKKGEHCGEECEKGRWGLACAESCPVCENGGECDKQNGTCVCPPGYTGSLCQAVCPNGWFGLGCQFQCPCENSKRCDPVSGFCVCDDGWTGAKCEKVCELGFWGANCLGVCNCTSNSVNCDPVTGQCLCDAGFIGTHCEQRCPTGYFGPGCRHQCQCENGAECENVGGACTCLPGWIGTYCEKSCPQGFYGLECQQKCECLNGGQCHLVTGVCLCPAGWLGPHCTSKCQNGTFGPGCNMSCNCYNNAICDHVNGQCHCQPGWAGPTCEEECLDGFYGVDCRQLCICQNGGSCDKVSGHCLCASGWTGIECELECSPGFFGANCQHACECKNDGVCDRQDGKCTCPAGWVGQRCEMACEAGHFGPGCQKLCQCEQGAPCDHITGVCLCPSGWRGLHCEKTCLPGFYGQTCSQRCHCAHGTSCNHVTGECGCPPGFTGMSCEQKCQPGTYGQNCNQVCQCSEANHLCHPVTGVCHCAPGFRGDKCDIECEDGSFGPNCEHECKCLNGGMCQPTTGTCDCRPGYIGANCNITCPSGWYGQDCQEVALCGEGARSDPVTGRCVCTFIHHGEDCGQGCAQGWFGEDCSQHCNCSNGALCDPVTGNCTCGLGWTGDYCDIECPRGRYGANCHQQCDCRNNGTCDRVTGECQCEPGFYGHLCQHVCPSGFHGHRCQLACNCHGKAQCDARTGRCLCPPGYHGKHCEKECEQGTFGLDCAHVCDCDEDTPCDPVSGKCLCGPGKMGSRCDKTCALNHYGPKCSETCECGNGAQCNPRNGQCTCMNGWIGPNCLEGSILASSQYYRGKRKNKPQHSAPV, encoded by the exons ATGTTCAGCATTATGTCACCTTGGTGGTACTTGCTTTTTGTGAGTCGTTGGGTTCAGGTAGCTTTCAGTTTGAATGCTGGGAGTCCACATTACCGCTACTTTCATAGGAACTGCTACACCTGCTTCAGTGGATACCACACAGGATATGTGGGGACAG ATGTAAATGAGTGTCAGGTACATAACGGAGGCTGTCAGCACAGATGCGTGAACACCAGAGGCTCCTATTATTGCGAGTGCAACCCAGGCTTCCGTGTACACATCGATGGACGATCTTGTATCG CTGTGCTCTCCTGTGCCATCAATAATGGAGGCTGTGAACAGGAGTGTGTACAACTCTCTCCTGCCCACTTCCAGTGTCGCTGCAGACAAAACTTCCAGCTTACTGCAGATGGTAAACGCTGCAAAT TGAGAAACCCATGCGCTGAGAGGAACGGTGGCTGTATGCACACATGCCGAAATGTAGGTCTCCGTGCCCGGTGTGCCTGCCACACAGGCTACAGCCTGGCTCAGGATCACAAGAACTGTGAAG ACATTGATGAATGTGAAACTGGACAGGCTGAATGTGCTCATGATTGCAGAAACAGTCCAGGTTCCTTCTCCTGTATCTGTAACCCTGGATACGAACTAGGATCTGATGGCCGAAAGTGCTACC GCATTGAAATGGAAATAGTGAACAGTTGTGAGTCTGGGAACGGAGGCTGCTCACATCAGTGTCATCACGGAACACTTGGACCTGTATGTAGCTGTAACCATGGTTACCAACTTGATGAAGACCTCAGGACTTGTTCAG ACTTGGATGAATGTCTAGAGGAAAGTGCATGCTGTGAACAGGACTGCACCAACTATCCTGGTGGTTATGAATGTTACTGCAGGGCAGGATACAGACTCAGCTCAGATGGATGTGGATGTGATG atgtagatgagtgtgtgtctgaaaatGGAGGCTGTGAGCATACGTGTCAAAACACAGCTGGGTCTTACCAGTGCTTCTGCCAGCTGGGACACCGCTTGGCTGATGACAGACACTCCTGCATCT CTCTGGAGAAGCCAGAAGAAGCACGGTTTGTTGAAGCACTGTCTCACCATGTGGTGGTAGAAAACCCATTTTCAGACATTACCCTGCTGCAGGATTACCCTCAACCTCTCGAGCTTTATGACGATTTTGAAGATTACACTTTTGGAGAACTGCGGGCAGAGAACACTATTATTGAGAAATTTG tgtgtttgaACAACACATTCGGCTATGACTGTAGTCTAACCTGTGAAGACTGTTCTAATGGGGGTGTGTGTAATGAAGAGAACAGTGGTTGTGACTGCCCTGATGGCTGGACCGGCATTATCTGCAACCAGA CCTGTCCTGAGGGAACTTTTGGCAGAAACTGCTCCTTTACATGCAAGTGTAGGAATGGAGCTATGTGTGACCCTGTAAGGGGGTTTTGCCATTGCCCACCAGGGGTCACTGGAGACATGTGCCAAAACG GATGTCCTAAAGGTTTTTACGGCAAGTACTGCAATaaaaagtgcaactgtgcaaatAATGGACGTTGCCATCAAACCTATggtgcctgtctgtgtgagcCAGGCCTGTATGGGAGGTTCTGCCATCTCA GATGTCCTAGATGGTCATATGGACCAGGTTGTTCAGCTGAGTGCCAGTGTGTTCAACAAAATACCCTCGAATGCCACAGACATTATGGAACGTGCATGTGTAAACCTGGCTACCAGGACAAGACATGCAGCAAAG AGTGTGGAAGTGGGTACTATGGTCCAGGATGCAAGACAAAATGCCGGTGTCCGCAAGGAACTAGCTGCCATCACATAACCGGAGAGTGTCAGCAACAGTGTCCAGCTGGTTGGCATGGAAAGAACTGTGACCAAG AATGTCCAGAAGGGAGGTTTGGTGCTGGCTGCTCTGAGCACTGCGATTGTAATGGAGCAGACTGTGATTCTATATTGGGACGCTGCCACTGTCCAGCTGGAAAGAAGGGAGAACACTGTGGTGAAG AGTGTGAGAAGGGCCGCTGGGGCCTGGCTTGTGCTGAATCATGTCCGGTATGTGAGAATGGTGGGGAGTGTGACAAGCAGAACGGAACTTGTGTGTGTCCACCAGGATACACTGGAAGCCTCTGTCAGGCTG TCTGCCCAAATGGCTGGTTTGGTCTTGGCTGCCAGTTTCAGTGCCCTTGTGAGAACAGCAAACGCTGTGATCCTGTCTCaggcttctgtgtgtgtgacgatGGCTGGACTGGAGCTAAATGTGAAAAGG TGTGTGAGCTTGGATTCTGGGGAGCCAACTGCCTcggtgtgtgtaactgtacaaGCAATTCAGTGAACTGTGACCCAGTGACAGGGCAGTGCCTCTGTGATGCAGGTTTTATCGGGACCCACTGTGAGCAAA gGTGTCCCACAGGTTATTTTGGGCCAGGCTGTCGCCACCAATGTCAATGTGAGAATGGAGCAGAGTGTGAGAATGTGGGTGGAGCCTGCACCTGTCTGCCAGGCTGGATTGGGACATACTGTGAAAAAT CCTGTCCCCAAGGATTCTATGGTCTTGAGTGTCAACAGAAGTGTGAATGCCTGAATGGTGGACAGTGTCACCTTGTaacaggagtgtgtttgtgtccagcTGGCTGGCTTGGCCCCCACTGCACCTCCA AATGCCAGAATGGCACCTTTGGTCCTGGGTGCAATATGAGCTGTAACTGCTACAATAATGCCATCTGTGATCATGTTAACGGGCAGTGTCATTGCCAGCCAGGTTGGGCTGGGCCAACATGTGAAGAAG AATGCTTGGATGGATTTTATGGTGTGGACTGTCGCCAGCTATGCATTTGCCAGAATGGTGGATCATGTGACAAGGTCAGCGGGCACTGCTTGTGTGCTAGTGGATGGACAGGGATAGAGTGTGAACTTG AGTGTTCTCCAGGTTTCTTTGGTGCAAATTGTCAGCATGCATGTGAATGTAAGAACGATGGTGTGTGTGACCGCCAGGATGGAAAATGCACATGTCCAGCTGGTTGGGTGGGCCAGAGGTGTGAGATGG CTTGTGAAGCAGGGCATTTTGGTCCTGGCTGTCAGAAATTGTGCCAATGTGAACAAGGAGCACCATGTGACCACATAACTGGGGTCTGTCTGTGCCCATCAGGCTGGAGAGGGCTCCACTGTGAGAAAA CATGCTTACCTGGCTTTTATGGGCAAACATGTTCTCAACGATGTCATTGCGCTCATGGAACATCCTGTAATCATGTGACAGGGGAGTGTGGCTGCCCTCCTGGTTTCACTGGAATGAGTTGTGAGCAAA AATGTCAGCCTGGTACATATGGACAAAACTGCAATCAGGTGTGCCAGTGTTCTGAGGCTAATCACCTGTGTCATCCTGTCACTGGAGTGTGTCACTGTGCACCAGGCTTCCGTGGTGATAAGTGTGATATAG AATGTGAAGATGGAAGTTTTGGTCCAAACTGTGAGCATGAATGCAAGTGTTTGAATGGCGGTATGTGCCAACCTACCACGGGCACTTGTGACTGCCGTCCAGGATACATTGGAGCCAACTGCAATATCA CCTGTCCGTCTGGCTGGTATGGACAGGACTGTCAGGAGGTAGCTCTGTGTGGAGAAGGAGCCAGAAGTGATCCTGTCACAGGCCGCTGTGTGTGCACGTTTATTCATCACGGAGAAGACTGTGGGCAAG gttgtGCACAGGGCTGGTTTGGAGAAGACTGCTCTCAGCACTGTAACTGCAGTAATGGTGCACTATGTGATCCTGTAACAGGAAACTGCACCTGTGGCCTGGGCTGGACTGGGGATTACTGTGATATAG AGTGCCCAAGAGGCAGATATGGTGCTAACTGCCACCAGCAGTGTGACTGCAGGAACAATGGCACCTGTGACCGAGTGACAGGAGAGTGCCAGTGTGAGCCAGGATTCTATGGGCATCTCTGCCAACATG tttGTCCTTCTGGATTCCATGGCCACCGTTGCCAACTTGCTTGCAACTGCCATGGCAAGGCCCAGTGTGATGCCAGGACAGGTCGGTGTCTCTGTCCTCCGGGTTATCATGGAAAGCACTGTGAAAAAG AGTGTGAACAAGGCACTTTTGGGCTTGACTGTGCCCATGTTTGTGACTGTGATGAAGACACACCATGTGACCCTGTGAGTGGAAAGTGCCTGTGCGGACCAGGAAAGATGGGGAGCCGCTGTGATAAAA CCTGTGCACTGAATCACTATGGACCAAAATGTTCAGAAACCTGCGAGTGTGGAAATGGAGCTCAGTGCAATCCAAGGAATGGACAGTGCACTTGTATGAATGGCTGGATAGGACCAAACTGCCTAGAAG GCAGCATCCTAGCTTCCAGTCAATACTACAGAGGGAAAAGGAAGAATAAGCCACAACACAGTGCTCCAGTATGA